The Deinococcus carri genome segment CTCCTGGCCCACCTTCTGCGCACCAATGGATTTCAGGAGGTCGCCACTCTGGCGAGCTGGGTACGCCCCAGGTGCTGAACTGGGGTTAGGCAACCCCGGCCATTTCACGCCCGCCCCCGGCTGGTCCAGCACCTCGCGCAGGAACCCTGCGGCCGCCTCGGCCATCGCCTCGTCGGCCCGATCGAACAGGGCGTCCATCTCGCGGTCGAGGTCGGGGTTATCCGCCCAGGGCATGACGGGCACCGGGGGCACGGCAGAGGAGACGCCAGCAGACGCGGACGGCCCCGATGTCCTCCGCGTCCCCAATCACGTCCAGAGCGAGCGGCGCGGGCAGTTCGCCGCCATGCAGGGTCAGGCTGAACCCCGGCTCGTCGAGCGGCGCGGCATGATGCACCAGCACCTCCCAGATGGGGACGGGGATGTCCGCGCCGATGCCCTTTTCCTGGCGCTCGCGGGTGCTGAGCTGGTAGCCGTAGGCGGGATAGATGGCACTCTCCTGCGCGCCAGAGGCTGCGGGCGGGAGGGTCAGGCCGCCCCAGGGGTCGAGATCGGGCGGGGGGGCATCCGGGACGGGAGCGGCGCGGGAGACGGTGACGGACATGCCGAGGGCGTCGAATACCTCATCCAGCTCGGGGCGGGCCAGTTCCTGGATCTCCAGCGCCAGAGAGCCGGTCACCCTTCCACCTCCGTGAAGACGGGGCCTGGAAAGCCACTGCCCGACGCTTCCTCCCGCAGACGGGTTGCCAGAGCACACCAGGTGGTGGCCTGAATCCCGTCCACGGTTCCCGCCGCAGACCGTTCCAGTTCAATTGGCCCGACCTTGATACGCCGCTTGCCGGGTGCGGTCGCTGCCGTGCTGCTGGCCTTCAGGCAGGCCGCTTCTAGCACGTCGGCGGCCACCAGACGCAGGTCGCCGTACACCTCGAAAGCGTCCTCGACATTCACCTTCTCCGCTTCCGGCAGGGCGTTGTGGGCGGCCCAGGCGGGGGGTGTGACCAGCACCCGCAGCCGCTTCAGCTCAGCATCGGTAAGGGCCACAGGTCACCGTCCTAGCTGCCCTGGACGAGGACCGCGCCGTTGGGGTCAATCACGCGGGCACCCAGGGTGTGCCCCACCTTGACCCCGAAGGTGTGGTTGCGGAAAGACCCCTGGTCCTGGTACTCGCGGCTGGTGGGCATCTCGGTGTAGGTCAGCGGGCCGCCCTGGAAGCCTTCAAGAAAGGCCACCTGCAGCCACTGCACCATGCTGTCGAAGGCCACGTAATCCTGCCCGAACACACGGCTCCACAGCCGCTCCAGATGCAGGTTGAACGCGCCGCGCAGGATGTTCGGCGTGCGGCCCTGGCGAGCGTCCTCGTACTCCTGGGTATTAGCCAGGTTGAAGACGTCGCGCTGGCTGGTGCCGAACACGATGTCCGTGACGTCGAAGCCGTATTCCAGGTCGTTGCCGTCGCCGTCCTTGAAGGTGCGGCCCGCGAACTTGGTGCGCAGCTTCTTGAGCGTGTCGATGCTGGGCGCACCGGAGCCATCCGTCGCGCCCGTGATCTTGCCGCTGGCCAGGCCGTCCTTGATGGCCTTGAAGATGACCATGACCTCGGTACGGGCCGCGCCGCGCCCCAGGCTTTCCAGGGCGCGCGCAAACGCCCCCACCTCGTCGTTCTTGTCCATCTCCCAGGTGTAGGCGACGGCACGCTCGAAGTTGCCCACGCGGTAGCCACCCTCAGCCTCGCTGAAGGTCGTGTAGGTGACGTCCTCACCTTCCGCGCGCGGAGCCAGCTCGCCCATCTCCGAGAGGCGCAGCGTGCGAATGGTCTTGAAGTCCGGCACGGTGATGATGTCGGGACTGAGGGCCGTGCGCCAGTTGCTTACCGGCCCCTGGTAGGCGGGCAGCAGCGTGCGCTGACGCAAGTTCGCCAGGGCCAGCGGCAGATCGCTGGTGGTGTGGGTGTCGGTGAGGCGCTGGGCCGCCATCAGGGGCGCGAGGGCGTCGCGCAGTTCATCTGCGAGGTTCTCGGCCTGGGCCTCGACCTGCGCGTCGGTGAGCTGCGCGTGCTGCTGCTGGGCCGCCGTGAAGGCCGCGTCCACGTTCGCCGGGCCGTGGTAGCCCCGGTAGAAGGCGCGGATACCCGTCTCGACGACGATGCTGTCGGCGGCAGCCTGCGCGGTGCCCGCGGGAATCTCGCCCCTGGCCTCAGCCAGTTGCATCTGGAGTCGGAGTGTTTTCGACATGTCCCCTCCTTGGGGTACAAGAAAGGCCCGGCGGGAGAGGCCGGGCCGAGTGTCAGGGTGAGACGTTCAGGCGTTGGAGAGGCCAACGGGGATGACGTTGCCGTCGGCCCAGTCCTTCAGGGCGTACCCGATGAAGGTGTTGCCGCTGGCGACGCCGGTGTAGGTCCCGTCTGCCGCCACCTTGTAGACCTTGTCACCGACCACGCCAGCTCCGGCGACAGGCAGATTCACGGCGAGGCTGATGCCCACCAGTTCGACGGTGGCCTGCCCGGCAGCGAGGCCGGGGGCAGCCGTGCCGTCCGCGACGGTGTCGGCGGTAGCCGCGTCCGTCAGCGCCCAGCCCTTCAGGCCCTTGGTGCCAACGAGGACCACGTCCCCGCTCTTGGTACCCGCGGCAACAGCCAGGGCCGCCGTGATCAGGGCCTTGTGGGTCTTGTGGAGATTCTTGCTGATAGTGACCACTTCCTTTCAGGAAACGAGAGGGCGGGAAACCGGGGCGTCGGAATCAGAGGCCGAAGTTGCGCCGCGCGGCCTGAAAGGTGCTACGACTCTTGCTGGCAGACTTGCCGCCTCCCGCGTCCTGCACGCTTTCGCTGCCCAGGCCGGGGTTGTTGTCCGCGTCGCGTTCATCGGTGCGGGTGGTGAGCTTGCGCTCGGCAATCAGGGCGGCCACCTCGGCGCGGGCTTCTTCGTCGGAATCGGCACGCAGGGCCGCATCGGTCACGCGCTTCTCGAAGCGGGCATCGAGGTCGATGTCGCCCGACTTGCCCAACTTGGGCAGCCTGGCGTCGGTCAGGGCGGTGCGGGCGATACCCTCGCGTTTCCCGTCCTGAATCTCGCGCTCCAGCTTCAGGCGGGCGGCCCGTTCGCTGGCGAGCTGGTCCTCGAGGCTGCTCGCGCCCGCCTCCTTCTTGCCGTCAGCCACAGCCTGGGCGTAGAGGTCGGGGTGCTTCTTCTTGAGTTCGTCGAGGTTCACAACATCAACTCCTTCAGCCGAATCCAGTGTTTTGCGGATTCGGCGCATGGTTTTGATTTCCTTGCCCTGGGTGGCAACAATGTTTTTGGCGAGGGTTTTAAGTTCCTCGTGCTCGATAAAGCCGAGGGCCTTCTCCGCCATGTCGATGGCCAGTTGATGGTGCGGAATCATCTCGTCGATGAACTCCGCCTCTGACCGCACCTGGCCCGCTTTCATGGCGTCGGCGGCGTTCAGCTCACCGGCGAGATCGGCGGGACCCATCACCGCGTCGATGGTGATGAGCCGCGCGTCGTCATTGACGACCTGAATGGTTTCCTCCGGGTCCGGCCACTCCGGATCGACTTCCTTCGCGGGCAGGTACCGCGCGCTGCCGGTCACGTTGGTGGACATCCCGACCTTCACCCCGGCATCGAGCACGGCCTGAAGGTCCTTGCCCTTGGTGGTCTGCACGACACTGCCCTCGAAACGCAGCAGGTCGCCGTCCATCCACAGGCGGTCGTACTTCACGCCGATGTTCTCGATCAGCCCCTTGGGTCCCTCCCACCAGGGGTCGGGGTGCTGCACCAGGCCGTACAGCTCGCCGCCCTTCACGGCGTCCTGGGCAGCGCTGCACATGGCCGTCAGGACGGGCAGGCTGAAGAAGCGGCGGTTGAGGTTGATCCGGTCGGCTTGCTTCGCCACGCCGGTGATCTTGCGGGTGCCCTGGCCGTCCTGCAGGGGCTGCAAGGCAAAGGATTCGACGGCATCGGTGAGGATGCCGTCGGGTTTCCTGGTGGGGCTGCGGGTGCGGTGGTCTGCCATGTTCACTCCCTGTCCTGCATGACTTCCTGCCCAGGCTTCGGCTCGGGGTGCTTTCGGGCAGGAAAGGCGGGGGGCGGGGCCTGCTGGTCACTGGCCTGCAGTGGGGTCGTCTCCCGGCTTGGGCCGATTGCCGGGGTCTTTGGCGTCTTCCGCTTCTTCACTGGCAAACCTCTCTTTCTCAAGCGCCGGGTCGTAGCCGAGTTCCCCGGTGAGTGTCTCGCGGCTGGCGAGGCGGTTTTTCGCCGCTAGAGCAACCTTTGCCACCAAGGCGGGCAGGTCCTCGTTTCGCAGACTGGGGAAGCTGAAGGGGAACTCGACCAGGGAGGCCGGGACGCGCTTGCGGCTGCCCTTCTTCGTGACGAAGGTGCCGTCCGGGTAGCGCCGCGCGAGTTCGGTGCGGAAGCTGCCCTGCAACCAGTTCCAGACCACGCGCTGCCGCCGCTCGAATCCCTTGCGGGTGGGTTCGCCCATGCTGTCTGCGGTTGTGCGCGTCACCCCCCCACCCTCCGCGAGGTAGTGCTCGGGCAGGCCCAGGGCGACAGCGAGGAGCTGCTTGATGAGCTTGGCGTCGGTGGCCGCGTCGGTGGCGTGCACGTCCGGCGTGCTGAACTCGAACTTCTCGCTGACCCCCTCGGCGTTCTGCGCGAGGGTCAGGACCGCGCCGCTTCTGGGCACGTTGCGGAAGCGGGCGGCCTTCTGGTTCAGCTCCTTCTCGTCCTTGGCGAAGGCGTAGTAGATGGCGTTGATGCGGCTGGCCAGGTCGTGCACCTTCGTGCGGGCGTTGACGAAATTGACGTAGGCGAGCGCTGGGCCGAGGGCGCGCCCCACAACCGGCCAGCCGCGCACGTCGTTGAGGATGGCGTCGCTGGCCGTCCACACGAACTCGCCCCGTTGCAGGGTGCGCCTGCTGATGCCAATGCTCTCCACCACATCGGGGAGGCCCGGCACGGTGTTGAACTTGAGCTGTCCGTCAATCACACCGTAATGCCCGATGCGCGCAGCCTGATCAAGCCGTTTGAAGCGCTTCGGGTCCGGCCAGATGGTGAGGTTCTCGCCCAGCAACAGGTGCTCGGTGAACCACCGCTCAATCAGGGCGTCGAAGCTGTTGGCCGCCCAGAACTCCTCCATGACGGCCTGCACCGCCTTATCGGGGTGGGCACCGTAGGAGATGGACGCGCCGAGCACGAAGCCCTTGATGACCTCCACCGCGCCGTAGAGCAGCGGATTGAGGTACCACATCACCACGGCGGCGCGCTGGGTGTCTGCACGGGAGAGGGTGCCCAGCAACCGCGCTTGCTGAGGCAGCGTGATTTGCCCGCCGATGCCGCCGGTGAGTTGCCAGCCGCCCTGCATATTGTCCTGCAGGTCGCTGGCCGCACTGAGCGCAGGTTGCCCGTACTGGTCAAGTATCAGAACTCTTCACCTCCTTCCCAGTTGGTGTCCTGTTCGTAGCCCGCGATGCCGGAGGGGGGAAGGTCGGGAGTCCCGAACCCGTCCGCGTACCGCACGGCGTAGCGGGTCGTGTCCATCCCGTCATCAGCTTCCTTCACGGGCTTTTCTTTGAGCGTCTCACCGTTGGCACCCTTCGCCCAGATGTAGCCATCCACCTCGTCCACGGTCCGGACTGGACCAATCGCCAAGCCCGTTTCCTCGTCCAGCAGCGCGGGGTCCACCTCGACCAGGGCATCCTCGAAAAAGAAGATGCGGGCGACCACCCCAGGCTCGTCCGGCTTCGCGGGGTCGTACTCACGCCCTAACCGGTTCTGCACAGCCTGAATCCCGACAGCAACGGCCTTGTCTGCTGCAATGGTCTGGATGCCCAGTTCCTGCTCCAAGGTCGCGCGGCCCTCGGCGTCATGGTCGGTCACGTAGGCCTCGATCTGCTCATCCCCAGTCAGCACCCTGATCTGCCGTGCGTGGTCTTTCACCGTCCGCTGGGTGCGGTAAATCTCCCGATAGAGGTACATCACCCCATCCGGCGAGATCGCCCACCAGTGGCAGACGAACGGGTGGTTGTACCCAAAGTCGATGACAATGATCCGCCGCCAGTCATCTGGGAGCACGAACCGCGGAACAATGTGGATGTTCGGACGCCAGTTGCTGTAGACCATGCCTTCCGCCGCGGCCCAGAGGCCGTTCAAGAGGCGGTCCCGACGCGGACCCGTGAGCTTGTTCAGGCGGGCGATATACGTCCGGCCGAACGGCGTCCACGCATTGGCCCTTGCGTCCCAGAGCCGAGGGTTGTCCTTGTGGTTGCACCCGATTCGGGTGGTGACCCCAGCGTCCATGCGCTTCTTCAGCCAGTGCGAGGGCGGCCCTGGGTTGCAGTCCCCCAGCAACTGCTGGTAGGGAATCACTCCATTGCGAAGGCGGGTAGAGAGGAACTCCCAATCGCGCACGCTCAGCTCGGTCGCCTCCATGACATAGATGACGTCGAACTCGGCGGACATGAGCTTTACAGGGTCGTCCACCCCGGCAACGATGATCTCGCTGCCATTCGGGTAGACGTAGGACTGCCGGACATTGCGCTGCTGGTTCCTCGTATCGCACGCGGGTTTGACATGCTGCTCGAAGGTCACCAAGCCCGTCTCGGTGAGGCTGCGCCGCTTCTTGCGGACGATGGCGAGGCGGCAGCCGGGATACTTCAGCGCCAACATGTTGAGCTTTTCGAGGTTGGCCCGGCTTTTGCCGGTGTTGTGATGCCAGATGCCCTCAGCCAAATAGTGCTCGGCGTAAGGGACATGCAAATCGTAGTAAACATCGGTGCGAACGTACTCTATGCTTGCAAGGGTGTCCCATTGGCCCGTATAATGCAATTTAGAGGAGGCATACGATGGGAACAAAGCACGTAACGCAGGATCAGCAGGCGCAAATCCTTGACCTTCATCAGCGACCAACCGCCCCGCGAGCAATTGCCGAGCAGGTAGGGGTGTCGCTTCAGCAGGTTCGATACGTGCTGAAAAAGGCAGGGGTTCCGCTCCATAACTCGACAAACGGCGCGTGCTACCGGAATGCCGAACGGGTGCGAGAACTGGCGGCCCAGGGTGAATCTCTGTCAGAGATTGCGCGGCGCATCGGCACGAAGCATCAGCTTGTTGCCAAGTTCCTGAAAGAGCACAACATCCCTCATACCCCATTTCGCCAAGTTGGGGCGAATAACCCTTCATGGCGCGGCGGGCGCATGACGGACAAAAACGGTTATGTCCTGCTGCATATGCCGGAGCACCCGCAGGCAAACCGACACGGCTATGTACGGGAACATCGTTATGTGATGGAGCAGACGTTAGGTCGCGCTCTGAAACGGACTGAGGTTGTCCACCACAGGAACGGGCAACGGGACGATAACCGGCCTGAGAACCTTGAGCTTTTCGCCTCCAACTCACAGCACTTGGCAGAGACACTGAAGGGCCAGACGCCGAACTGGTCGGCAGCGGGCAGGGGCCGTCAACGCGCAGCTTTTGACCGGGGCTTAGGTGCATTGAATACCGCCAGCCAGAAGGCGAGAACAGAAGGTGATCCGCAGTAACGACACACTCTCTCCCCGATTCAAAGCGAAGCCTGTAGAGCTTCGCTTTCCCTTTGATGAATGGGACAGTGGCTTGGATGGGGCCAAGAGTGGTCTGAACCACGGGCGCAATTTGAAGGCGGTACAGCTCAGCAATAGGCGTGTGCTCCCCAGTCAGGGGGTTATACAGGCGAGTTTCGCCCGCGACACACCCGGCGGGGCCGTCCATCATGATTTCGTCGGCCCGGCAGCGGATAACCTCCAGAGCACTGCCCCTGGGGGCATAGACCAGCGCACCCGGCGGGAGCTGGGCGGCCGTCACAGGTCGTCCTCCGAAACGCCCACGATGAACTTGATCGGGCTACCGTCCGGGTTCTGATGCACCTGGCGCTGCCCAAACATGTCGTGCAGTTGCCCCAGCAGTTGCAGCGCCTTCGTGGGGTCCTTGACCCGGTACTCAAGACTGCCGTCACGGTTCTTCTTCAGAACTGCCATGCCGCTGATGGCACCCGCCGCCTTCGCCGCGGCCCAGTCGATCACCACGTCCTGGGCGATGGTAGCCACCTTGATCATGACCTCGCCGTCCAATGTCTCGCTGACTTCGCTCGCCCCGAACTCGTTCATGAGGTCGTACTTATCGAGGTCCTCCACATCGACCCGCTTGCGCTTGGCGTACTCGCGCACCGGCTCGTGCTGGCGGGCAGGCACCCAGAAGGTCCGTTCGGTGGGCGCGACGGTCACGAACTCGTCCATGTCTACCGTGCTGCGGGCTTCGATGGTCAGGCGGGCGGCAACCTCTCCCGCGCCCATCACGTCCGGACTCTCGGCCATCACGGCGGCGATATACGCGGCCACATCGGGCAGCCGCACGATGCGCCAGCCCTGCCGGTGGTCCTTGTATCCGGACCGGCGAGCGGCAGCGCTGGCATTCAGGCGGCACTCGTTGAGGTAGAGGTCCGCGAACTTCCTGTGCCGGGGATTGAGGGCCGCGCCCAGTTCCTCAGCGGTGGGTTGTTCGGTGTTCGGTGTTCGGTGTTCGGTCATGGGCGCAGTTCACCTCCTTCGGCAGTCAGGTGTCGGGAAAACGACGGGTGCGAATCACGGGCGGGGGCTGGTAGCGCGGCTCTTGCGGCGGGAACTTCAGGACCGGCATCAGCCCCAACTCCCGTAGATAGAACGGTTCGCACACCGCCTGCCAGCGCAACTCGATAGGCGTGGTCTGCATCCGGCCCCGTCTCTCCAGACTGGCGAGGTAGTCCCGCCGCACATCCGGGAGCGCGTAGCCTTGCTGCTGCTGGCGGCGGCGGTGGCGCTTAGACTGCCGCTTGCTCATGGCGGGTCCAGGAACCGGGGTACCGTCCGGCCCTGGTGCCCCTCGATGCGCTCCACATCCGCCATGCAGTCGCGCAGGGTGGTTCCGCACGGCTCGACCAGCCAGCGGATGACCACCGTGCCGTCACTGAACTCGGCACCCTCAGCCACCACACCGCAGCCCGAGCAGCCGCTCACATCCTCTGACCTAACCAGTTGGAATCGGCGCATGGAGACCTCCGGGGCAAACGAAAACCGCCCCAGGGGGCGGCTTGGCAGGGTCTAGCAACTACTCTTGCGAGTCTACAGAAATTGTAGAGGAATCTTCCGCAAATACAAGATGTTGTAGGCACTCCCCCGCACGGGGGTCTCCGAGGACTGCGGCCAGCCTCAGCACAGCCCGCGCGTAGGCCCTGGCACGCTCGCCAGCCCAGCCGCGCCCGCTGGCGTGCATCAGCGTGGCGAGACCCGCGCCACGGCGAACTTCGGACAGCAGGGGGTCCGCGTTGCAGAGTGCCGTCACGTTCGACTCGCTCACCCAGCCCAAGGGCGTGTGCAGGCGGCTATAGGTGATGAAGCCGCCGGGTGGCCCCCCATAGCTGCCAATGCCCACGACCTGCATCCGGCCACTGGAGCGGCGCGGCCCAGCGCCGCTCAGGTACTCGCCTCGTTCGTTGACCGTCCCCCACTCACGCAGGGCCTGGTACCACGCCTCGGCATGGACCCGTGCCTCCCGCTGCTGCTGCCTGCCACTGGTCAGTGCCTGCACCGTCTCGCGCGGCGAGAGCTTGAGCCGCTGCTTGCCCAGAACGGGCCGTGAGGGGACTTCGGGAGGCTGCACAGGACTAGGAGGCGTGCCGAGAGTTGCTGGGGCCTCTACGGGCTTGCCAGGGGCGAGAAGGCTGGTCATCAGGTCATCCATGCTGGGCTGCTTGGGCATCGGCACCTCGGGGGGAAGCGAGAAGACAGAGGGCGGCTCCCTACGGCTCTCGGGAGTCTGGGCGAAATGCGGGCGTGGAGGCTCACTCCGGCAACCCCCAGATCGTTTGCAGTTCGCGCTCGACCTTCAGGAACAGGTCGAGACGTTGCCAGTACCAGGGCCGCGCATAGGGCATCACCAGCACCCACCAGTCGCGGGCACCGTTCCAGCGGTGGATCACGATGGGCATCCGCCTCCCCCCACAGTCCCGCCGGGCTTGCTCCATCCAGTTTTTCAGGGTCGCCGGGCTGAACATCTGGCAGGTGGCGGTACGCTTCGCCTCGATGTGCCAGCCCTTCAGGCTTTCGCACACCACATCCGGGCTTTCCGCCCCGCCCCGAAACTGCTGGCCACGCCGGGCGGGGTAGCCGAGATCGGTGAGGACCTTCGCCAACTCGCGCTCACCATTGGCCCCCTTCGCGCGGGAGTTCACGGGCTTCTTGCGGGTGGGGGCGGTCACTGGGCACCCTCCCCGCCCTGCGCCTGCCCGGCCTGGGCGAGCGCGGCCAACTTGCGGAGTCGCGCAGGCTTCAGCCTAAACACCGCCTCTAACGCCTTCGCCGCACGGTCCCCGGCCTCAAACGGCGACCCCTCGCGCTCGGATTCAAGCTGCTTTTCAATCATGTCGGCCAGTAGGTTCAGGGGTCGCGCGACCAATTTCAGCGCCTCCCGCAGCCCTGCCTCCCGCTCAGCAGCGCGGGCCAGGGCGTCGGCCACCTCCTCCAGCAGCTCCAGTTCCTCCAGCGTGGCCCCGCGGGCGGTGCGGGTGCGGCGGTAGGTGGCGAGGCGGTCCAGAAGCGTCGGTTTTGGCTGGTTTTCGGCTTTTTTCGGCGTGGTCAGTCCTCCCCCGCTTCCACCGTCTTCCGGTACGCCGCGACAATCCCAGCGAGCGTTTCATCTGAAACCGTCAGGAACGCGCGGAAGACCAGCTCGTCGCGCTCGGCGGGCGGCAGGTGTTCCAGGCCCAGCGTGCCCAGGCGCTGCTGCACCTGCTGGCGAAGCTGCGCGGCCTCGGTGGTCATGCGGCGGCCCACGCTGCCCGTGTCGAGCTGCTGGGCCAGGTCGCGGATGGTGTGGGCATCAAGGGCGGTGTTGACCTCGCTCACGCTGGCCCCGTTGTCCAGGGCGCGGGCAGCGTCCACCAAGTCGCCCTGGTCGGCGGTGGCCGTGCTGCCCAGGTGGAGGGCGTACCCAGCGCGCCAGGCACGCCAGGCGGTCGTGCGCGAAAG includes the following:
- a CDS encoding DUF305 domain-containing protein, translated to MADHRTRSPTRKPDGILTDAVESFALQPLQDGQGTRKITGVAKQADRINLNRRFFSLPVLTAMCSAAQDAVKGGELYGLVQHPDPWWEGPKGLIENIGVKYDRLWMDGDLLRFEGSVVQTTKGKDLQAVLDAGVKVGMSTNVTGSARYLPAKEVDPEWPDPEETIQVVNDDARLITIDAVMGPADLAGELNAADAMKAGQVRSEAEFIDEMIPHHQLAIDMAEKALGFIEHEELKTLAKNIVATQGKEIKTMRRIRKTLDSAEGVDVVNLDELKKKHPDLYAQAVADGKKEAGASSLEDQLASERAARLKLEREIQDGKREGIARTALTDARLPKLGKSGDIDLDARFEKRVTDAALRADSDEEARAEVAALIAERKLTTRTDERDADNNPGLGSESVQDAGGGKSASKSRSTFQAARRNFGL
- a CDS encoding phage terminase large subunit, with the translated sequence MHVPYAEHYLAEGIWHHNTGKSRANLEKLNMLALKYPGCRLAIVRKKRRSLTETGLVTFEQHVKPACDTRNQQRNVRQSYVYPNGSEIIVAGVDDPVKLMSAEFDVIYVMEATELSVRDWEFLSTRLRNGVIPYQQLLGDCNPGPPSHWLKKRMDAGVTTRIGCNHKDNPRLWDARANAWTPFGRTYIARLNKLTGPRRDRLLNGLWAAAEGMVYSNWRPNIHIVPRFVLPDDWRRIIVIDFGYNHPFVCHWWAISPDGVMYLYREIYRTQRTVKDHARQIRVLTGDEQIEAYVTDHDAEGRATLEQELGIQTIAADKAVAVGIQAVQNRLGREYDPAKPDEPGVVARIFFFEDALVEVDPALLDEETGLAIGPVRTVDEVDGYIWAKGANGETLKEKPVKEADDGMDTTRYAVRYADGFGTPDLPPSGIAGYEQDTNWEGGEEF
- a CDS encoding HNH endonuclease, whose translation is MGTKHVTQDQQAQILDLHQRPTAPRAIAEQVGVSLQQVRYVLKKAGVPLHNSTNGACYRNAERVRELAAQGESLSEIARRIGTKHQLVAKFLKEHNIPHTPFRQVGANNPSWRGGRMTDKNGYVLLHMPEHPQANRHGYVREHRYVMEQTLGRALKRTEVVHHRNGQRDDNRPENLELFASNSQHLAETLKGQTPNWSAAGRGRQRAAFDRGLGALNTASQKARTEGDPQ
- a CDS encoding terminase small subunit gives rise to the protein MTEHRTPNTEQPTAEELGAALNPRHRKFADLYLNECRLNASAAARRSGYKDHRQGWRIVRLPDVAAYIAAVMAESPDVMGAGEVAARLTIEARSTVDMDEFVTVAPTERTFWVPARQHEPVREYAKRKRVDVEDLDKYDLMNEFGASEVSETLDGEVMIKVATIAQDVVIDWAAAKAAGAISGMAVLKKNRDGSLEYRVKDPTKALQLLGQLHDMFGQRQVHQNPDGSPIKFIVGVSEDDL
- a CDS encoding putative PDDEXK endonuclease, which translates into the protein MTAPTRKKPVNSRAKGANGERELAKVLTDLGYPARRGQQFRGGAESPDVVCESLKGWHIEAKRTATCQMFSPATLKNWMEQARRDCGGRRMPIVIHRWNGARDWWVLVMPYARPWYWQRLDLFLKVERELQTIWGLPE